In Cinclus cinclus chromosome 1, bCinCin1.1, whole genome shotgun sequence, the sequence TGATGTCTTTTGCCCAAATTGCACTGACAAAAAAGCGCAACAGGACATTTCCATGTGAATTGGCTTATCCCTGACAGCTTTTctaataaaaaggcaaaaagctAGTGACATTCAAACATTCAGAGCTGATCTGAAATACTGCTGTAGCTCTcagagaagaagggaaaggagatgTTAGGAAGGATGAAGCAGTTTTCTGTGAGGCAGTGATCCCAGGGGGGCTACTGAatggtgctttgttttcagcaaGCCAGTTTTACCTTATATGCTGTTTCTCACCAActgaatatataaatgtatataaacCATTTATATCCTAGCATGTGAAAATGTGTATATTGCCAACATGAAAAACTGTACATATCTTACCATTTTCTTGTCTGAGGAAAATCCCACTGCCACCCAGCCATCTGTGTCGGCACTCAACTCAAATTCAACATCAGCTCCTATTCTACGGTAACTTAGGAAGTAGTCACAAGTCTCCGCATTGCATCCAGGTTTGCCATACCTAAAGGGAATTGGAAATACACATAACTTTTCCCTTGAAATTTCCTGCTATGGAACTTAATTAAggttttgcaagaaaaaaatcctaaaagaaTGTATTTTGGTATAATGGCAGTAAAGCATATATTCTGCTGGACATAAAGTAGCATTAATTTTTTGCAATTATTACTCTTTTATTGTAAGAATGTATAGTATTTAAACAGATAATAACACtaacacaaaaaaattactctgtTGACCTTCCTTGCTCTGTTTTTTAAGTGCTTCATGAACATACAAGAAAGAACTGTAGGTCCATAACTATGACATGTATTCTTAAATAAACTAGTGTCCTCAAATAATACAGCTTGTACAATGAAGtatggttttaaaaacaaacatttattaaaatgacTGTGAAACACCAACCAAAGTCTCCAATATCATCAGTCAGCATCTGTAAACATAAAGATAACTGCACTCTTATCTCAGACTGACCTGAAGCATCCCTTGGTTTTTCCACAGTCATCCACTCTGATTTTTGCAAATGGGTCCACAGGAGGAGCAGTGGGGAAAGGGTAACCTATATAATCAGAATAAGTCATtactaaataaaatacaagGACTAAATATCAATAACACTAAAGAGGTGTTCCAGTAGCATCTACTTTGCTGATAACTGAACTGTTCACATGAGAGACTACTTTGCCACCTACACAATTCACTGCCCAGATGGTCGTGGATCCAGGTACCAAAGTAACATGaataactgaaaacaaaacttttctaAGGTTTTCTACATCCATCAAGTAGGGGGAAGAATGCTGGAGGGCAAAAGTTAAATGTAAGGCAGCAGGACCATGGACTGTGGCAGTCAACAATTAGGAATCTCCGCTCAGCTATCTCTTTGTGCACTTTCCCTGAGGAAATCTGCAAGGGAACTGACTCCttaaaaagaaaggacaaaTGACAGCATTAGGTATAAATGCAGGCAGGGCACAAGATGCAGAGCTGTAGGAATTGCTACTGAAAGGACCTTATAATACATCCTCCTttatgaagtaaaataaaacacacattgCAGTAAAAGGTAAGAGAGCATCAGGACAGGGAATTGCTTGCAGTAGTGGCCTGCAATCAATTGTGAAAGAACCTTGAAGAGTCAGACAGTGAGAATTACAATTCCAAGCAATCCCATCTGCTGGACTATAATACCAAAAAGAAATTTAGAGCGTTTACAAGCAGATCTATTCAGTCTTCGCCTGTGGGAGCTGGTGTCTGTTGCATAAGCACAGATATTTTAATAGAATGTTCTTCTACTTAGACAGATGAAAAACAAAGTGCTAGCTGTGGAACTAGGAAGTCCTCTGAAAATGTGAGTAGGAAAAGTGCTTCATTGAGTAGGAAATGAACACAGCACAGGGCCAACACACAAACTTTTGACCTACACAACTTTGGGCATTCACTTCCCTAGATTTCTGACAATGGCAATGGAGAAAGAATGCTGTAAGCTGCAAATCACAGCTGGACAAACTGTATCAAGGGCCGGGTAAACTACCCTGAATAAATGAGTTCGAAAAATTTAACAGCTGCATGTAGCGGTGCATAGGTCACAGAAACACAGGTCTGAAACACAGGTCACAGAACATGCAATATTCTCACTCCTTACTTATTTTCAAATCCATCGAACAAACGGGTTTCAATGGCGCCTACCCgcaaaagcagaatttgaacATTGCGCcatttgtaaattaaaaaaaaaaaaaacaaaaacaaacaaacaaaaaaaaaaccaaacccaaaaccccacagcaaaACCCACGACCACGCTGTTTCTTGACACTTCAGGGCATCACACGTCCTTTCGAAGCCCACACATCACAAGACTCCTTTTTATGCTACCAGCCCGGAAAGCTTTGCAAGACGGGAagacgaggctccgccggccGGCCCCGCTCTGCGGGAAGGCGACGGAGCCCGGCTTGAGGTCCGGCCCGGGGGAATGCCCGTGTCCGGGGGAATGCCCGTGTCCGGGGGAATGCCCGTGTCGGGGGGAATGCCCGTGTCCGGGGGAATGTCCGTGTCCGGGGGAATGCCCGCGGAGCGAGGCGGCGGCTCCgcgggcagcagggcaggacacCCGGGCCCCCTGCGGCCCCGGCAGCGTTAGCTGAGGCCGCCCGGCCGGCGGAAGATGGCGGCGGGCGCTGGCCTTCGTGCTGAACAGCGCTGCCACCGCCtcccccccgccgcccccgtgcccccccggcccggccctccctccctccctcccggccccgggcccggccgggcCGTGCCCCTCGCCCGCCGcaccccgcccggcccggccgcccgGCCCTGCCGCCGTCGCACCCTCCTCGGAGAGGTAGCGCAGGTCGTAGAATTCGCTGGCGAAGGTGCCGTACGAGGAGTCGTGGTGCCGCGCCGCCTCCTCGCCGtgctccccgccgcccgcctcccgccgcccgccgccctcCTCCGCCGGGCTGGCGGCGGAGccggccagcagcagcagcagcagcagccgccgcCGAGCGCCGCGGCTCCGCTCCgccatggcggcggcggcggggaggggaggcggcggcggcgcccgAGCGCGGCTCCGCGGGGGAGCGGGGGCGGCGGCCGAGGGGATCCAGCCCCGGGGACGGGCGGTGCCGGAGGGACACCGCGGGGCTGGGCGAGGGGACGGCGTGGGGGGGAAAAGGCTTCGGGACGGCGTGTGCGCGGAGACGCGCTGGGAGCGGGATGCGTTGGGAAATGATGCGCTGGGAGAGGGATGCGCTGGGAGAGGGATGCGCTGGGAGAGGGATGCGCGGGCGGTCACAGGCGCAGCCCTGACAGTACCAGGTCCTCCGGCACGGACCGCTCCGAAGGGTTGCGCGGTCGCCTTCCCTGGATCACTGATTTCCCGCATCCCACAGCGCGCCCCACCCAGCAGAAACCTCACCGCGGGGACATCTCCCATCGGCCGGGCATAGCTGGCGAGGGGCAGTACCCAGCCATCCCTGGCTGCCCCCGTGGCCTCGATTCACTAAGACCTCTTGGCATGTGCTGCAAGAGGACGTGATAAAGCCTGCTCAGTAATTGCCGGGCAAACTTAGCTGTTTTCTTTagtactattattattattattattattattgtttttattattttattattattattattaatgacTTCTGGAATGGGACTGGAGACGCGGCGCAGCTTAACATTCTTTTCAGGTAAAACCCCATGGCAGTGAGCCTCCACTACCCGATTGCATGTTCTTGCTTTGTGTTTTATACAATGTAACTGCAGAAATACCAATATACTCCAAACCTGGCGGGACTGAAGGAAATCCCAGGTAGCCCCCAAAGTTGTCTTGGGTTCCAGTATCTGATGCTGGACTTGAAACTAGGCATTAAGCATGCAACTGCATTCTTGCTGTGCTCTGGTATCCATGAATTGATGGAGGAACCACGGCCTTTCATCTCTTGCATTTGtaaaagcaggttttttttccttgggtttgGATTGCTGTCTTTTGGTTATagctgtaatttcatttttatattataaTCCATGGTCACGCTTCCTCCTCTGAGCGTCTGGAATAAAATTTAGCAAAACAtcagggggaagggagggagaaagaagaaggCACAGCAGTCAGtaatattttggaaattaaaataccccacaattttttattattttttttttttttagtgtcagTGACTACTGAGTTACTTTTTGGTGGGGCACTGAGACTGCCCAAGACCTAGCCTGCATTAGGGAAAAGTTCATTCCCTTGGGCTGAGCAGTTACTTGTCATACCAGAGTGTGCTCAGCTGCACACTCAAAGTGTGCTCAGTGGAGGATGTTAATTCACATCTCCATGGTTTAGTCTGGTGGAGTAGCATGCTATTTCTCACTGCAAATAGAGGAATAgccacaaagaggaaaaaaataaggtgaAAAAATAATACCAGTTGCATGCAAATTCAACATGTTCCACAGTAGCATATGGAAAAAGCTataggaaagcagcagcaagctcAACTGCAAAATATTGAGTCTCTTCTTCCTACCTCACTGAGCTTGGCAAACTTTAGCAGGCTAGtggaaaacaagcaaacaaatggCAATAGAAAAGCCCTTATAAATCAGGCTAACAGGAAAGTAAGGCTGCAGTTTATTCTTTCTGGCAATAATTAACTCTGATGAAGGCCCCCCATCTCCCTTTTTGAAATAGCTAGCCGAGGGTTGTGGTGTCTGTAAAGAAGCATTTGCTCAGCAAGGGAGCAGCTGTCAGCTGCATGCTGGTTTTTCCTCCCTGGGAACAGGCTGTAGCACACTGTGATATGGGCAATGCTTCACAGTTATCATAAACACTTAGGATATTTGTCATGTATTGTTTGTGCCTATATGACACCTATCATTTTAAATCTGTCAACTGAGATAACTGTCTATGATTACAGTGGAGCTGCACTGATTTTCTAAAGTGAAGATGTGGTTAAGAGACTGACCTTCCTCCTAGGAAatccttaaaaattaaaactaaaatactCCTGAATTTTTTGTTGCTTGGTAGAACCTCTTGTGCTTGCCTGAAGGTTGTCCCTATCTCAAAAATGGGTTGCTCATGGGAAGCAGCATCACATTGAGACAGGTGGAGCTCTAGTGAATACCTTCAGTTTTCACCAGACAGAAAGATCTACACTGCAACtaacagcactgccagcagtaCTGCAGGAAAGATCCTTATCTGATTAAGTAATGGAGGTTGTAATCAAAAAAAGCATCAGCAGAAACAGCTCAAACTGCAATTGCATGAGCAGCCTTAACCCTCAAATGCCTGAACTTTCTGATTACCATATTTCTCAGTTTACACGAATTTGTAACACCTTTCTTAGAGGAGACGCACACAAGCAGTGTGAGAACCACAGGCTGGAAGGCACTGCCAtcctctggcagcaggagtCCTCTTGCTTTTGCTGAATTAGAGATGGGAGCATTTCCATCACTACTTGCGCCATCGCCTCCTGCCTCAGGGAAATAAGTCAAATTCTTTGGATGATTAATTGCTCTAGCTTGGCAATTCTGTAGTGCTAGAACTCAGTCTGTAGGTGTCTTCCCAGGACTGGAGACGCAATTTATCCCCAGCCTATCCTTGAGGCCCACCATGCCTTCTTTCTTGGCTATTTTTGTCATTCAAAGTATACCTTTCCCCTGGAGGCTCGTGCTTTTTTTGGGGCCTTCTGACTAGAAATTAAAGTTTCAGGGCTAAGTCATAGTTTATGTAACagacattcagaaaaaaaattcatgctTAGTTCTCTTGGTCATTTCCATACAATCAACACATACTGAAAAATTAGTACATATCTATCATTGCTGACTGAGAAAACAACTCCTGAGACAacagttttctttcagtaaTCTGTAGTAACCTGAACCAGAGTTTGTAATTTATATGCAGTTTTCTCAAACTCTTACAACTCTCTTGTTCAATGTGGGGAATGTATCAACTGTACAAGTAATTTATCTTgggcttttctttcttaaacaataataaattgaaaaattgtTGAATCATAAGTTTTCAGTAGTAGTCATTTATCCCATGCTCTAGTTAACCAACTGGAACTCTACAGAAACATGCTTGTGGTGTTAGTTACTCAGACTAAGACATGGGACAAAAAACAGTAGGAATGTCTTGCAAGCAGAGCTTTTTCACAGTGTACAAAACAGGATGATGGTGGAAAATATGTCAAATGCCAATAGATGAAGTTCATCTCCTATGAGAAAAGTGAAAACTAAGTGACTGCCTTagagaaacaaagcaaaggaaaaatatgtggGCTATTTTCTGAAAGCAGCTCAACAAAAGAGATGAGTGTGCTCTTTGGAGGCATGGCATTGCTTCAGATCTTCtggagaaagacaaaaaagtaTAAACTCTAAATAAGCTAtcatcaaaataaaaactgtgttAGATCTGTAGATCATCTtttgctcagcactggtgaatttttcattttctgctgtcaCTGGGTTATGCATCTGGTATTGCTTCAGGAGTGATTGTGCCTTTGAAGCCATTACTGTCCACAACAGCACTCTCTCTGTAAAATTAATCTAATGTAGGGAAAAACAATGTCTCCAAGCTCTTTTCCACAAGCATAACATACACCAATCTAAAGACTAAGTCCAGAACTAAATCAGCATGCGTTTTGCTTCATTAAGCACTATGGACCCTTCCCAAGGTATATTAAAATTGCAgcttttgattgtttgtttgttttttatatatatgtatgtgtgtgttggTAGTTTATAACTTTTCTCCCAAGACTGCATTTTCTTAACCTTCTGGCACTCTTTGCTACCCCAGCTGGAATGCAGTTCTGGGAGGTATATCTACCCTGAAAGCCAGATCTACCAGATGGTGGCACAATCTGCACCAGGAGATTCTGGAGCAAAATGTTTcgctttttttaaaaaagtcctCATTACAAAGAGGTTATTTATAGTGTTATTAATAAGGAGCCAAAACAGAGCAGCCTTTTATTAGAACTCGCAATAAAGGGCATTACACTGAGGCCTCCCTGTGCACAAATGCCACTTACTTACTGTGCAAAAGTTGGCCTGGAGAGCAGAAAAATTCAGCTTGTATTAGCAAAGGGTTCATCTAGGTAGGAATGTTTTAAAGAGTTTAAGCAGCATTAATTCCACATGTGACAATGTCATTTTATCCTAATTATTTAAGAATTCAGAAATGGAGGGGGGGAAAGAGGAACTCTGTTCCCTCATGAGACTTCATCTGAAGAGTTACAATAGAAGTCCTGTAAGTTTGCCTTCTCGAAAAATAACCATTTAAAACAGCCTTTCCCCAATCCAAATACAGATATctctgaataataataataataataataataataataataataataataataatagtgcTGCCTTTATCTTCTAGGTGAATATAAGTGGGtgagagaaagcagcagaggagctTGTT encodes:
- the FRRS1L gene encoding DOMON domain-containing protein FRRS1L, which translates into the protein MAERSRGARRRLLLLLLLAGSAASPAEEGGGRREAGGGEHGEEAARHHDSSYGTFASEFYDLRYLSEEGYPFPTAPPVDPFAKIRVDDCGKTKGCFRYGKPGCNAETCDYFLSYRRIGADVEFELSADTDGWVAVGFSSDKKMGGDDVMACVHDDNGRVRIQHFYNVGQWAKEIQRNPARDEEGVFENNRVTCRFKRPVYVPREETIVDLHLSWYYLFAWGPAIQGSITRHDIDSPPVSERVVSIYKYEDIFMPSAAYQTFSSPFCLLLIVALTFYLLMGTP